One genomic segment of Aquamicrobium lusatiense includes these proteins:
- the nusA gene encoding transcription termination factor NusA produces MVVSANRLELLQIADAVAREKSIDKQIVIDAMADAIQKAARSRYGLETNIRADINPQTGEMKLQRLMEVVDTVEDYATQIALVTARERNPDAQLGDFIAEQLPPMDFGRIAAQSAKQVIVQKVREAERDRQYDEYKDRIGEIVNGTVKRVEYGNVIVDLGRGEGIIRRDELIPREIYKYGDRVRAYVYDVRREQRGPQIFLSRTHPQFMAKLFTMEVPEIYDGIIEIKSVARDPGSRAKIAVISRDSSIDPVGACVGMRGSRVQAVVGELQGEKIDIIPWSPSAASFIVNALQPAEVAKVVLDEDAERIEVVVPDDQLSLAIGRRGQNVRLASQLTGWDIDILTEQEESERRQKEFVERSNLFMDALDVDEMVGQVLASEGFTSVEEVAYVDADEISSIDGFDDDTAVEIQTRAREYLERIEAEHDAKRRELGVEDELREIPGVTTAMMVTLGEDGVKTVEDFAGYAADDLAGWKERKDGETKVFPGVLASHGISHADAEQMIVAARLKAGWITADEAEAEEAEADADA; encoded by the coding sequence ATGGTTGTAAGCGCAAACAGGCTTGAACTGCTGCAGATTGCCGATGCGGTCGCGCGCGAGAAGTCGATCGACAAGCAGATCGTCATCGACGCCATGGCCGACGCCATCCAGAAGGCGGCGCGCTCGCGCTACGGTCTGGAGACCAACATTCGCGCCGACATAAATCCACAGACGGGCGAGATGAAGCTCCAGCGGCTGATGGAGGTCGTCGATACCGTAGAGGATTATGCCACGCAGATCGCGCTGGTCACGGCGCGTGAGCGCAATCCCGACGCGCAGCTCGGCGATTTCATCGCAGAACAGCTTCCGCCGATGGATTTCGGCCGCATCGCCGCCCAGTCGGCAAAGCAGGTCATCGTCCAGAAGGTGCGCGAGGCAGAGCGCGACCGCCAGTATGACGAGTACAAGGATCGCATCGGCGAAATCGTCAACGGTACGGTCAAGCGTGTAGAATATGGCAACGTCATCGTCGATCTCGGCCGTGGCGAAGGCATCATCCGCCGCGACGAGCTGATTCCGCGCGAAATCTACAAATATGGCGACCGCGTGCGCGCCTATGTCTACGACGTGCGCCGCGAGCAGCGCGGTCCGCAGATCTTCCTGTCGCGCACCCATCCGCAGTTCATGGCGAAGCTGTTCACCATGGAAGTGCCGGAGATCTACGACGGCATCATCGAGATCAAGTCGGTTGCCCGTGATCCGGGTTCGCGCGCCAAGATCGCCGTCATCTCCCGCGATTCCTCCATCGATCCCGTCGGCGCCTGCGTCGGCATGCGCGGTTCGCGCGTTCAGGCCGTTGTCGGCGAGCTTCAGGGCGAAAAGATCGACATCATTCCGTGGTCGCCTTCGGCCGCTTCCTTCATCGTCAACGCCCTTCAGCCGGCTGAGGTCGCCAAGGTCGTGCTCGACGAGGATGCCGAGCGCATCGAGGTGGTGGTTCCCGACGATCAGCTTTCGCTGGCCATCGGCCGTCGCGGTCAGAACGTGCGCCTTGCCTCGCAGCTCACCGGCTGGGACATCGACATCCTGACCGAGCAGGAAGAGAGCGAGCGCCGCCAGAAGGAATTCGTGGAACGCTCCAACCTGTTCATGGATGCGCTCGACGTGGACGAGATGGTCGGCCAGGTTCTCGCCTCGGAAGGCTTCACCAGCGTCGAGGAAGTGGCCTATGTCGATGCCGACGAAATTTCGTCCATCGACGGTTTCGACGACGACACCGCCGTCGAAATCCAGACCCGCGCCCGCGAATATCTGGAGCGCATCGAGGCTGAGCATGATGCGAAGCGCCGGGAGCTTGGCGTCGAGGACGAACTGCGCGAAATCCCCGGTGTGACCACTGCGATGATGGTGACGCTTGGCGAGGACGGCGTGAAGACCGTAGAGGATTTCGCCGGATATGCGGCCGACGATCTCGCCGGCTGGAAGGAGCGCAAGGATGGGGAAACCAAGGTTTTCCCCGGCGTTCTGGCAAGCCACGGCATTTCGCATGCGGATGCAGAACAGATGATTGTAGCCGCCCGCCTGAAGGCTGGCTGGATCACCGCCGACGAAGCTGAGGCCGAAGAGGCCGAAGCTGACGCCGACGCGTGA